cattttgtatttctttttttcttaccctttcctagtttataattcaaccttccattttgtattctttttttcttacccttttctagtttataattcaaccttccattttgtattcttttttctaaccctttcctagtttataattcaacctaccattttgtattctttttttaattaccctttcctagtttataattcaaccttccattttgtattcttttttcttacccttttcctagtttataattcaacctaccattttgtattcttttttttcttttttaaccctttcctagtttataattcaacctaccattttgtattcttttttttacccttttcctagtttataattcaaccttccattttgtattcttttttttttactctttcctagtttataattcaaccttccattttgtattcttttttttaaccctttcctagtttataattcaaccttccattttgtattctttttttcttaccctttcctagtttataattcaaccttccattttgtattcttttttttttcttaccctttcctagtttataattcaacctaccattttgtattctttttttctaaccctttcctagtttataattcaacctaccattttgtattctttttttcttaccctttctagtttataattcaacctaccattttgtattcttttttcttacccttttctagtttataattcaacctaccattttgtattcttttttcttacccttttctagtttataattcaacctaccattttgtattcttttttcttacccttttctagtttataattcaaccttccattttgtattcttttttcttactcttttctagtttataattcaaccttccattttgtattcttttttcttactcttttctagtttataattcaacctaccattttgtattcttttttctaacgcTTTCcttgtttataattcaacctaccattttgtattctttttttcttaccctttcctagtttataattcaacctaccattttgtattcttttttctactCCCtttctagtttataattcaacctaccattttgtattctttttttcactctttcctagtttatatttcaactttccattttgtattctttttttcactctttcctagtttataattcaactttccattttgtagtgttttcttaccctttcctGGTTTATAATTTAACGTGCTCATGACATGAGATACCTCAATACCTTCTTTGTTAGATGCTTTCACCACAGGGTTTTAGAAGATATATCTATTGAAATTTATCTGATTTTGGTACaattaatttgtgttttgtatttttcaaagaatttgaTAATCTCTGTATTTATAtgctcaacaagtgggtttctcgtaatcactGAATCTCTGTATTTATATAACTGAAGTGGAGCACCATTAAGCTGCGGACCAGTAAAACGCGAAATCGCTTAAGTCGCTGttgcaagtcttgtgagcgaggattatcgcggctcaccgctaatttaagaacgtgtaaaaacgcggcttacgaatttaatcctggctttataacttcaagggaatgtttaaaaagtatttgctttaatttggaaaatgaataaaatatattacaatagaaatcgaccgttaatctaccttatccgctctctatgtcagctttatggaggccgccattgttaccgaatcacacctctccatacaaagttaatccgcggtaaatccgtgaaaaaagtgatcaataattaaagtattatttttaattcgataatccgatataatgatcacgcaatggcccggatgaggctcctcggcggaggtgttggcgacttcggcttttcagtcacaaagatttaatccgcggaccacttaagccgcggtttaGTAGGTTGACCCctcaaataccgcggcttaacggcgctccgcTGTACTTTATGTTGTTACTGTTACCATCAACGTATGGTAAACGTAGTTTTCTTacatgtttctgttatataaacaCTCACAAACTGTATTGACAAAACCAACTACGTctcttcaaatataaataaatgtacctGATAATTCCAAAAAGAAATAGCCCTGGTACAAATTTCATGAATAACTTCTGGTTTCTGCCCTACCAACACCATCTGTGAAAATGTAACAGTCTGTTATCATATGCTCACTTTATAACTTTACCATcacatattcaaaacaaatctgctaacttaaatatttataacttcatttatGAGGTAAAAAACAACTCGGATATTAAGTAGCACATTTTCAGTTGTACGTTTCAGAAGTCTCAGTTTTCAATCATTTAAACACGTATAAGACATTCGATAGAACTGTTTATCCTTAACGAAACTTACCGACTTGTACTGCTCTGTTGGATTCATGTCGACTCTTATAATATCAAACTTCTCTTGTAACACAGAGTCACCTAGTGAGACAAAAATGCCATAAAAGTGGTTGTTCTGTCACAAAATAGCtgcagaaaatattaattttgacttAATCCTCATTAAGTTGTTAAGAAAATCTGGTTAAACTGGATTGACCGATAGAGTTCACAATACAAATCATTCTAACCATGTTGAATACAAACTTCGTAACATCACAGTTCTTGCTCACACATACGTATttctatacatttaaaatacaaaattaacaaattatacttACAAGCTGGGCAAACAAATGCCTTTTCAAATTCCCTCGTACCATCTTCATTACAAAAGATATGTACAATGCAAATAGTAAGGTAAACACTTTCatagttttaacacttttctttatgcCCCATTCTAAGTTTAAAAccttcaacaaaataaacataaggtGGATCTTTATATAAATGGTTCTAAAACATTATTCTTGGACCACctgtttgtgtttttaactttgacACCCCAATGGGTTCAATACATTACGCTGCAATTTCGTTTCTATTGTTCCCCTTGTGGCACTGTAACTCAGAGGTAAACCTGAagacagcacagatagcctgttgtctCGCAATTTGCCGTTATCAACAAACAAACCCTCAACATAATTATTTAACCTATCTGTTATCGGTAAATGAAATATTGGATCTATTAGTTTTCAAGATACGTgcgtggaaacacacacacagagacccAGTTTTAACACCCTCGCAATTTTAAGTGGAGAAATAAGTAGTGTTTGGTTTggttagaatttcgcgcaaagatacacgagagctatctgcgctagccgaccctaatttagtacagtaagacaactagtcatcaccactcaccgccaactcttgggttactcttttaccaacgaatagtgcgattgaccgtcacattaatacacccccacggctgaaagggcgagaatgtttggtgtgacagggactcgaacccgcgaccctcagattacgagttgagtgccttaactgcctggccatgtcaggccaataAGTAGGAATCGTGAGAATCAAAACCAGAGAAAATGAtgtcataaacaatacaaaaactgGGAAGCTATGATAAAAAACACTTAAGATCAAAATACACACTCTAAGATGCACATGTCACATTATTATTCTAACTAAATCTACAACACCaccatttttcttatttattttgtgttcctATCAGTTTCTCAACACAGAGAAACGACGTTCAATTCCTATAGGAAATTTCTGAGATCCCTTGACAGAGACAACAACACTTATGAAACTTCAGTTTTTCCTATGATTTAGTAAAATTTCAGTTCTAATCAAGGAAAGTAGGGAATTTAACTAGTGTCTGAAGCATATGAATACTGCCCAATTCAATacatacactgctagccaaaaccaatgaacataaagaaaaaatatgcattttgcgttgttagactcaaccacttatttgagtagagcttcaaaagatgaaaataagaaaaggaaaaataaaaataaaaaaacctttttagtatttaatagtaaaaatgtgaacactgtgaaattagcctaaatactagctggtcaaaagtttaataccacACTGacacgaagcgttaattggtaaacacgtaacgaattttagtcatttgtgttcaagcattagcgttgtcaacatatCCCACTGACACctcctgtgttacactgggtaaaaacatggcaaaggctaaaaagttgacagagtttgaacgtggcagaattgtcgaactgtaaaagcaaggtctctctcaacgtgccatcgctggtgagattgggtgtagtaaaactgtaaaaacaaggtctctctcaacgtgccatcactggtgagattgggtgtagtaaaactgctgttgcaaatttcttaaaagatcctgaagGATACTgaaggagaatttcaagtggttggtccaagaaaatttcgccggagttgagcaggaggattcgacgggttgtccggcaagacaccaggcgatcgtcgaaccagattaagacccttacggacgcagaatgcagctaaagaacaataaaacggcacATGCGAGAAAAAGgcttttaaaaccgtaaacgtattcaaaggccacgtctccttccgcaccacgaaacagctcggttacacTTTGTTAAGAAGCACCAAAagtgggacgtagaaaagtggacaaaggttttgttctctgatgagaaaaaaattaacctggatggtccagatggcttccaacgttactggcacgataaggatatcctacccatgacattttctacacgacacagtggaggaggttccatcgcGATTTGAGGTGCTTTCTTttttccatagaacaatggagcttcaggttatacaggggcgtcaaacagcagctggttacattggcatgttggagagagcatccttattgactgaagaccctcgcttgtgtggaaatgactggatctttcagcatgataacgctgcaatccacaatgcccgcagggcaaaggaatttttcatggcgaaaaacgtgattcttttggaccattcagcgtattcgtccgaactgaaccccactgaaaatgtttgggggtggatggcaagggaagtctatagaaatggacgtcagttccaaacagtgcatgattttcgtgaagccatcttcatcacttggaataacattccagccagccttctgaaaacacttatatcgaccataccaaaaCGAATGTTTGCGGTTATTCaaaatgacggccgtgcaactcactactgagacctcttgttgggcatttcctaccctgtttaggacttctttttggtatggtctaaacttttgaccatctaatatttaggctaatttcacagtgatcgcattttccctattaaacgttaaaaagttttttatttttatttcccttttcttattttcatcttttgaagctctactcaaataagtggttgagcctaacaacgcaaaatgcatattttttctttatgttcattggccttaagattttggcagcagtgtatgtgtgtgtgtgtgtgtgtgtgtctcctTACGCACTTAAGAAATATTCcaatttcatttaataaactACGAATAACTTCTATTTTGTGTACTAAAGACTGTTTTAATGACCAAAACTTAATAACTTTagacaaaaattataaatgtaaaaattaaaaaggaTATGAGAACAGGAAGTcacctgaaaaattaaaacaatttggttaattataatgtaaattaattataatgttaattaactataatgtatttaattacaatGTAATTAATTATGTTCATTAATTGTAATGCTAATTAactataatgtatttaattatgatgttaattaattataatgctaattaattataatgctaattaattatatataatgctGTTTCAAAGAATTCAACgattttaataatttcagttaTAGCTATCGTAATTGTTTTTTGATGGAACATCTTGATTAGTCACAggtaaaactgattttaaaatgttcaaaccaTAAATACTTTAGAAATAAGGTTACAATTCTTCTAACTGCAGACCAAATGTAACTATATTATTTGGTTATTGTTGCAACATACCCACGCAAGCGATGAAAGTTTCTTCCTACATTTCTTGAAATTACATATCAACTCACTGTCCATCTTCTGTCTTACtgaacttgttaaaaaaaataacaacatccaaaaaaaaaatatcacttttagtTTTGCTTTCTAGTTCTACACCTGAAAAGTTATgataaaaaatttatttgaattatacCAGTTTAAACCATATtagggaaaaaaaagaaaactaaccaGTTTATTTTGCAAGTTGTACAAACCaagattttgtattataaattttgtatattagCATGAAAAAACGAAATTCTCAAATAATGAGAGAACatttaacaaacaacatttaatataattgttacatatattactaatatatattaataattatattatatattaatataattgttatataattgtttaattataatataattaaaaacaagccTATGTAGGTAGCATTACTTTCACagtgtataaatatttgaaaggttaattcttatattacttataatattttttatataaaacacaccaaaTGTCTGACTTTTTTCtcttttacatatgtatataataccAATAAAGACATatcttaaaaactataaaatacataagaaataaaatacagggATATATTTCTTCCTagtcattttaaattttagtctTGAAGTTTTACCAGTTACACTAAACATAAATCCTCTGGTGGGGCCAGCTGGAAGTATTCtgatttataatgataaattccggggttcgattccgctcGTTGGAGATAGCAAataacccaatgtgactttgctataaatacacaaacacacacctgGTTGGACCACGGTACGTTTAcgtacttacaacactaaaatccgatgTTCGATTCCCGGCAGTGGACAGAGCCCAGTTTGGCTTTTTTTCTAACACAAACTAGACACATAAAGAATATGAGAAAAAATCCTGTCTTTCAACACAGTGatgataaaatgttattattgcaAATTAATAACGAACTTAATTTTCAGTAAGGAATATTAGAAACTGAAACGTGCATAAGTTATTGTCTAAGTTATTATtcgataataaatattatgg
This genomic window from Tachypleus tridentatus isolate NWPU-2018 chromosome 10, ASM421037v1, whole genome shotgun sequence contains:
- the LOC143227948 gene encoding E3 ubiquitin-protein ligase CCNB1IP1-like gives rise to the protein MCILDVYLTICIVHIFCNEDGTREFEKAFVCPACDSVLQEKFDIIRVDMNPTEQYKSMVLVGQKPEVIHEICTRAISFWNYQVHLFIFEET